In Passer domesticus isolate bPasDom1 chromosome 1, bPasDom1.hap1, whole genome shotgun sequence, one DNA window encodes the following:
- the LOC135305278 gene encoding serine/threonine-protein kinase SBK2-like, protein MAESSAVTAAVPERAAPTKLEELLEITAQSLVRAEVAEHYEVVRELGRGKYGHVMLVTHRQRGTPMALKLLPKASTKLHTFLYEYCVALSLATHPAIIGMFGIAIESSQYYGFLYEPALHKDLISIIKPRDGIPEPAAKQCAKQLVSALEFIHSRGLVYRDIKPENVLLFDPDCRLVKLTDFGLTRPKGTKLKLVAGVIPYTAPELSNTADAQGVPIDTSMDAWAFGVLLFCLLTGYFPWEQSLPEDPFFEDFMQWQETGLEKDAPRHWKRLTAEAAGMLRSLLALDPAKRGPLSGVLRYVDCPWRREDGRSEEAAVKS, encoded by the exons ATGGCCGAGAGctcagctgtgactgcagcagtgccagagaGAGCAGCACCAACCAAGCTGGAGGAGCTTCTGGAGATcactgctcagagcctggtgcGCGCCGAGGTAGCTGAGCACTATGAGGTTGTtcgggagctgggcaggggcaagTATGGCCATGTGATGCTAGTGACCCACAGGCAGAGAG GGACTCCTATGGCTCTCAAGCTGCTACCCAAAGCCAGTACCAAGCTGCACACCTTCCTGTATGAGTATTGTGTCGCACTGTCCCTCGCCACCCACCCTGCCATCATCGGCATGTTTGGAATTGCCATTGAGTCCAGCCAGTACTATGGCTTCCTCTATGAACCAGCGCTGCACAAAGACCTCATCTCTATCATCAAACCCCGC gaTGGGATTCCTGAGCCGGCCGCAAAGCAGTGTGCCAAGCAGCTCGTGAGCGCGCTGGAGTTCATCCACAGCCGGGGGCTGGTGTACCGCGACATCAAGCCTGAGAACGTGCTGCTTTTTGATCCCGACTGCCGGCTCGTCAAACTCACTGACTTTGGCCTGACGAGGCCCAAGGGTACCAAGCTCAAGCTGGTGGCCGGGGTAATCCCCTACACGGCCCCTGAGCTGAGCAACACTGCTGATGCCCAGGGGGTGCCCATCGACACCAGCATGGATGCCTGGGCCTTTGGGGTGCTGCTTTTCTGCCTGCTGACCGGCTACttcccctgggagcagagcctgccgGAGGACCCTTTCTTTGAGGACTTCATGCAGTGGCAGGAGACAGGCCTAGAAAAGGACGCGCCCCGGCACTGGAAGCGCCTGACAGCCGAGGCTGCCGGGATGCTGCGAAGCCTGCTGGCTCTAGATCCCGCCAAGCGTGGCCCCCTCAGCGGCGTTCTGCGCTACGTGGACTGCCCTTGGCGCCGGGAGGATGGGCGCAGTGAGGAGGCTGCCGTCAAGTCCTAG
- the LOC135305286 gene encoding carboxymethylenebutenolidase homolog yields MANESRPCPCDIGDRFDYGGRGQEVQVGHIKAYVCKPSASTDRAVIVIHDIFGWQLPNTRYIADMLTTNGYIAICPDFFVGQEAWKPSNDWASFNDWVKTRDAGKTDKEVDVVLKYLKDQCGAKKIGVIGFCWGGAAVQHLMLKNPDLKTGVSLYGVISRFEDKHSLLHPTFFIFGEKDNIIPLEQVTLLEQKLKQNCKVDYEVKVYPGQTHGFVHRKREDINPQDKPYIEEGRKDMINWLNKYL; encoded by the exons ATGGCCAATGAATCGAGGCCCTGCCCATGTGATATTGGAGACAGGTTTGACTATGGAGGCCGTGGGCAGGAGGTTCAAGTTGGGCACATCAAGGCGTACGTCTGCAAACCTTCTGCCAGCACCGACAGAGCTGTCATTGTGATTCACGACATATTTGGATGGCAGCTCCCAAACACCAGATACATAGCTGATATGCTAACAACTAATGGATACAT AGCCATCTGCCCAGATTTTTTTGTGGGACAAGAAGCTTGGAAACCTTCTAATGACTGGGCATCTTTCAATGACTGGGTGAAGACACGAGATGCTGGCAAAACAGACAA AGAAGTTGATGTCGTCCTCAAGTATCTAAAGGACCAATGTGGTGCGAAGAAGATTGGTGTCATTGGGTTTTGCTGGGGTGGAGCAGCAGTGCAACATCTGATGCTGAAAAATCCTGATTTAAAGACTGGAGTGTCCCTCTATG GAGTGATCAGCCGTTTTGAGGACAAACATAGTTTGCTGCATCCTACCTTCTTCATTTTTGGTGAGAAGGATAACATTATTCCATTGGAGCAG GTCACCTTGCTGGAGCAGAAGCTTAAACAAAACTGTAAAGTTGATTATGAAGTTAAAGTTTACCCTGGACAAACACATGGGTTTGTGCATCGCAAAAGAGAAGATATCAATCCTCAAGATAAACCTTATAttgaggaaggaaggaaggatatGATCAACTGGCTGAATAAATATCTTTAG